Part of the Salinimonas lutimaris genome, CTGATCAGACGATGCAAGAGTCTTGCCCTTATTATCCAAAAGAATAACTTTGTAAGTATGTGCACCACGCTCGATATTTTCCAGGTTGAATACACCGGAACTGTTGCGCTGAATTGGTTCATTATCAAAAACAAGCTCAAAGCGATGGGCTTTCGCGGGCGTCGCACGTGCCCGAATGGTGAGGTTGCCCTGATTATTACGAATGGTGGCTTCTGGGGCGGGGGTAACAATCGATACCTGATACTGAATCTGGTCCTGGCGGTTGGGATTAACTCCAGGGGAGGTGGGTGTGGGAGTTGCGATGGACTGACTGACATTATTAGTAATGCCGCCAAAGTTAATTTGCTCGCTGCCGGGACCTGGGGTGTCACTGAACAGTACTGTGCCATCCTGCTGGACCACTTTATACACCGGCTTATCCTGCGCCAGAAGCCCGCCGGAAGCCAAACACACACCCATCATCAGGCTGAGTTTTTTCATTACTGTTTATCCATAGAAGTAAAGCTGCAAGTGTGCAGATTCAGGTATCCTGACAAAAGTATAAGCGGATGATTAGAAACAAAAAAGCCCGCAGAAGCGGGCTTAGGTATAAATATGTAGTAATGCTTATACGCTGTAGTACATATCAAACTCAACAGGGTGAGTTGACATGCGCAGTGTCGTTACTTCGTCCGATTTCAGGTCGATGTAAGCATCGATCATATCGTCAGTAAATACACCGCCCTGAGTCAGGAACTCGCGGTCGTTATCCAGTGCTTCCAGAGCCATTTCAAACGAACTTGCCACAGTCGGGATATCTTTGGCTTCTTCTGCTGGCAGATCGTACAGATCTTTGTCCATGGCATCGCCAGGGTGGATCTTATTCTTAATACCGTCAATACCAGCCATCAGCATGGCAGCAAATGCCAGATAAGGGTTGGCAGTCGGGTCAGGGAAGCGCACTTCGATACGGCGAGCCTTGTCGCTGGTCACGTAAGGAATACGAATTGATGCAGAACGGTTGCGCGCTGAGTAAGCCAGCATAACCGGTGCTTCAAATCCAGGCACCAGGCGCTTGTATGAGTTAGTCGATGCGTTGGCAAATGCATTGATTGCGCGAGCGTGCTTGATGATACCACCGATGTAGTACAGCGCTTCTTCAGACAGTCCCGCGTACTTGTCGCCCGCAAAGATATTCTTACCATCTTTAGAGATAGACTGGTGCACGTGCATACCAGAACCATTGTCACCTACCAGCGGCTTAGGCATGAAGGTAGCTGTCTGACCGTAAGCATTGGCAACGTTGTGAACCACATACTTGTAGATCTGAATTTCGTCAGCTTTCTTAACCAGCGTGTTGAACTCGCAGGCAATTTCGTTCTGGCCAGCCGTGGCCACTTCATGGTGGTGCGCTTCGATACGCAGACCCATCTCTTCCATAACCAGACACATCGCAGCACGGGTGTCGTGTGCAGAGTCAACCGGTGGTACCGGGAAGTAGCCGCCTTTTACGCCTGGACGGTGAGCCAGGTTGCCGCCTTCAAAGTCTTCGCCTGAATTCCATTTGGCTTCAGAAGAATCGATTTTGTAGAAAGAACCACTCATGTCCGTATGGAATTTAACA contains:
- a CDS encoding Ig-like domain-containing protein, which encodes MKKLSLMMGVCLASGGLLAQDKPVYKVVQQDGTVLFSDTPGPGSEQINFGGITNNVSQSIATPTPTSPGVNPNRQDQIQYQVSIVTPAPEATIRNNQGNLTIRARATPAKAHRFELVFDNEPIQRNSSGVFNLENIERGAHTYKVILLDNKGKTLASSDQQTLYLHQASALINAQGAQ
- the glnA gene encoding glutamate--ammonia ligase — encoded protein: MSIDKALELIKESEAKFVDLRFTDTKGKEQHVSIPAALVDEEFFEEGKMFDGSSIAGWKGINESDMILMPDSSSAVLDPFAEETQVNIRCDIVDPSSMEGYERDPRSVARRAEEFLKSTGIGDTAFFGPEPEFFLFDDVKFHTDMSGSFYKIDSSEAKWNSGEDFEGGNLAHRPGVKGGYFPVPPVDSAHDTRAAMCLVMEEMGLRIEAHHHEVATAGQNEIACEFNTLVKKADEIQIYKYVVHNVANAYGQTATFMPKPLVGDNGSGMHVHQSISKDGKNIFAGDKYAGLSEEALYYIGGIIKHARAINAFANASTNSYKRLVPGFEAPVMLAYSARNRSASIRIPYVTSDKARRIEVRFPDPTANPYLAFAAMLMAGIDGIKNKIHPGDAMDKDLYDLPAEEAKDIPTVASSFEMALEALDNDREFLTQGGVFTDDMIDAYIDLKSDEVTTLRMSTHPVEFDMYYSV